From the genome of Vibrio porteresiae DSM 19223, one region includes:
- a CDS encoding GMC family oxidoreductase, whose protein sequence is MTIQRAKADVVICGLGWSGSIIAEELTRAGLNVVAIERGAWRDTSTDFPPAVDPDELRWTTRRAMTQPMSVETTTFRNHPNQDAAPVRNWSAYQFGWNVGGAGTHWAGMSWRFTPWDFEAATKTRERYGKNKAKDLQLQDWGVTYDEMEPFYDRFERIAGTSGKAGNLQGEKITGGNVFEGPRSRDYPTPPLQDTHWLAKYRKLTTDMGYHPFSVPAGNLSQSYVNPLGVSMGPCTYCGFCDFHGCGNFSKSSPQACILPVLMRRKNFTLLSETEVLHAVKHDDGKSVKGVKFITRDGKEGFQPADIVCITAYQMDNVRLMLLSGIGEQYDPRTGKGTIGRNYSYQTCSSVTGFFDNEYMNPFIGAGALAVQIDDFNGDNFDHSDVDFIGGAGIMAFNTNGRPIQNADAIRPGTRRWGSEWKKAFSRDYQNAATLFCQGTSMPTKNAFLDLDPRYTDRHGQPLLRVTFDWNKNDQRMSKFITERAVEIMKKAGGKDLMVDNQAEASWNPYKQHSSHTIGGAVMGADPTTSALNPYLQSWDAHNVFVVGASAFPNNGGYNPTVTVGALAVRAARAIHQTYINNPGQLVRG, encoded by the coding sequence ATGACAATACAAAGAGCAAAAGCCGATGTCGTGATCTGTGGTTTAGGATGGTCGGGTTCGATCATTGCTGAAGAACTGACGCGAGCAGGCTTAAATGTCGTGGCAATTGAACGTGGCGCATGGCGCGATACGTCGACGGATTTTCCACCTGCAGTTGACCCTGATGAACTTCGTTGGACCACTCGCCGAGCGATGACTCAGCCGATGAGTGTGGAAACCACGACGTTTCGTAATCATCCTAATCAAGATGCTGCACCGGTTCGTAACTGGTCCGCTTATCAATTTGGTTGGAACGTGGGTGGTGCTGGAACACACTGGGCTGGTATGTCTTGGCGTTTCACCCCATGGGATTTTGAGGCCGCAACGAAAACCCGTGAACGTTATGGGAAAAACAAAGCCAAAGATCTGCAGTTGCAAGATTGGGGCGTCACTTATGACGAAATGGAACCTTTCTACGATCGCTTTGAGCGCATCGCAGGAACATCCGGTAAAGCGGGTAATCTACAGGGCGAGAAGATAACGGGCGGTAACGTATTTGAAGGACCTCGCTCCCGCGACTATCCAACACCACCATTACAAGACACCCATTGGTTGGCGAAATATCGCAAACTGACAACGGACATGGGGTATCACCCTTTTTCGGTTCCCGCTGGTAACCTTTCGCAGTCTTATGTGAACCCTCTTGGTGTTTCCATGGGACCATGTACCTACTGTGGTTTTTGCGATTTCCACGGTTGTGGCAACTTTTCTAAATCGTCTCCTCAAGCGTGTATTTTGCCTGTATTGATGCGCCGTAAAAACTTTACTTTGCTCAGTGAAACGGAAGTACTACATGCGGTTAAACACGATGATGGTAAATCTGTGAAAGGTGTTAAGTTTATTACCCGTGACGGTAAAGAAGGCTTTCAACCAGCAGACATCGTCTGTATTACCGCTTATCAAATGGATAACGTACGTTTGATGCTACTTTCTGGCATTGGTGAACAATATGATCCTCGCACAGGTAAAGGCACCATTGGTCGTAACTACAGTTATCAAACTTGTTCTAGTGTGACGGGATTTTTTGATAACGAATATATGAACCCTTTTATTGGTGCTGGGGCATTAGCGGTTCAAATTGATGATTTTAACGGCGATAACTTTGACCACAGCGACGTAGATTTTATTGGTGGTGCGGGCATCATGGCTTTCAATACCAATGGCCGTCCAATTCAAAACGCGGATGCGATTCGTCCTGGTACTCGACGCTGGGGGAGCGAATGGAAAAAAGCGTTCTCTCGTGATTACCAAAATGCGGCAACACTGTTCTGTCAAGGAACCTCAATGCCGACGAAAAATGCGTTCCTTGACCTTGATCCTCGCTATACCGACCGGCATGGTCAGCCATTATTGCGCGTGACTTTTGACTGGAATAAAAACGACCAGCGTATGTCGAAGTTCATCACGGAACGTGCGGTGGAGATCATGAAGAAAGCGGGTGGTAAAGATCTGATGGTTGATAACCAAGCAGAAGCGAGCTGGAATCCATATAAACAACATAGCTCTCATACCATTGGTGGTGCAGTGATGGGGGCCGATCCAACGACGTCAGCGCTTAACCCATATTTGCAAAGTTGGGATGCCCACAACGTGTTTGTCGTCGGTGCATCAGCTTTTCCAAATAACGGTGGTTACAACCCAACTGTGACTGTAGGTGCGTTAGCGGTGCGAGCAGCTCGTGCAATTCATCAAACCTACATTAACAACCCTGGACAGTTGGTGAGAGGTTAA
- a CDS encoding c-type cytochrome, whose product MSTKKGKIIRFIAIVVVIVVIVAGWMLWKTFDTSRSDVADDSVPLSQFKANDQAAIARGEYVMRAGDCGACHTAGHGDMAGGYDIETPFGSLYSSNITPDPDTGIGNMTERDFFNAVRQGIGSHGFLYPAMPYTAYVKFTDQDMHDLWAYFSTVKPVKYDIDETKDMPFPFNVRLSLAGWDMLFFHNEAFTEDKAKDEEWNRGKYLVDGGGHCSACHNPRNLLGAEVTSKYLQGGNLGSWYAPDLTSNPHNGISSMTVAQIQEYLKTGSNGIAVASGPMGEAIENSTQYFTDADLKAIGTYLKSLPPSEGGQTHPQLKVAKQAPLAYEVNCSACHGLKGEGITGMVPAFANNKTIAADDPSNLIHAMLKGTRAPYTETRTSAAGMPSFAWKMNDQQIADVLNYVRNSWGNTAAEITAQQVADMRKALNAREKLATPQQK is encoded by the coding sequence ATGAGTACGAAGAAAGGAAAAATCATCCGCTTTATAGCGATTGTGGTCGTGATCGTCGTCATTGTCGCTGGGTGGATGCTATGGAAAACATTTGATACCTCCCGCTCTGATGTTGCCGATGATTCTGTGCCGCTGTCTCAATTTAAAGCCAATGACCAAGCTGCCATTGCTCGTGGCGAATATGTCATGCGTGCTGGTGACTGTGGTGCATGTCATACGGCAGGCCATGGTGATATGGCTGGGGGCTATGATATTGAAACACCGTTTGGGTCATTGTACAGCTCTAACATCACGCCAGACCCAGACACTGGGATTGGTAACATGACTGAACGTGATTTCTTTAATGCGGTACGCCAAGGGATTGGTTCACATGGTTTCCTCTATCCGGCAATGCCTTATACCGCTTATGTGAAATTTACCGATCAAGACATGCATGATTTGTGGGCCTATTTCTCAACGGTTAAACCAGTGAAATACGACATTGATGAAACCAAAGACATGCCATTCCCATTTAACGTACGTTTGTCGTTAGCAGGCTGGGACATGCTCTTTTTCCACAATGAAGCATTCACCGAGGATAAGGCAAAAGATGAAGAGTGGAACCGTGGCAAATACCTTGTCGATGGTGGTGGTCACTGTTCAGCTTGTCATAACCCGCGTAACCTCCTTGGGGCAGAAGTGACGAGCAAATATCTGCAAGGGGGCAATTTAGGCAGTTGGTATGCGCCTGATTTAACGTCCAATCCACATAATGGTATCAGCAGTATGACCGTTGCTCAGATCCAGGAATACTTGAAAACCGGTTCAAATGGTATTGCTGTTGCATCTGGTCCTATGGGCGAAGCCATTGAAAACTCAACTCAATACTTTACTGACGCAGACTTAAAAGCGATTGGAACTTACCTCAAGTCACTTCCTCCATCCGAGGGCGGTCAAACCCATCCGCAACTTAAAGTGGCTAAGCAAGCGCCTTTGGCCTATGAAGTGAACTGTTCGGCGTGTCATGGTCTTAAAGGGGAAGGCATCACGGGTATGGTTCCAGCGTTTGCGAATAACAAAACTATTGCTGCAGATGACCCAAGCAACCTGATTCATGCGATGTTGAAAGGGACTCGTGCGCCATATACCGAAACACGAACCTCGGCTGCAGGTATGCCCTCTTTTGCTTGGAAGATGAACGATCAGCAAATAGCGGATGTGCTCAATTATGTGCGTAACTCGTGGGGCAATACGGCGGCTGAGATTACTGCTCAGCAGGTAGCAGATATGCGAAAAGCGCTGAATGCACGTGAAAAGTTAGCAACGCCACAGCAGAAATAA
- the gstA gene encoding glutathione transferase GstA — protein sequence MKLYFTPGACSLAPHIVLEELGLSHELDKVDLKAKKTQSGADFLALNAKGYVPALQLDNGHILTEGLVISQYLADQKPEAGLIPAAGEERYQLQSLMVFISTELHKPMGSMFNPAQSADARQAAEATLTKRLGWIVEQLGDNDYLFANQFSIADAYLFTVLNWANIVKFDLTPWPTLAAFSARVAQRPAVQAALKAEGLI from the coding sequence ATGAAACTCTACTTTACTCCTGGTGCATGTTCTCTCGCACCGCACATCGTTCTAGAAGAACTTGGTCTTTCTCATGAGTTAGATAAAGTTGACCTAAAAGCGAAGAAAACCCAATCAGGCGCCGACTTTCTCGCGCTCAACGCAAAAGGTTACGTTCCTGCTCTGCAATTAGATAACGGCCATATTCTGACTGAAGGTCTGGTTATTTCCCAATACCTTGCCGACCAAAAACCAGAAGCGGGTTTAATCCCTGCGGCGGGTGAAGAACGTTACCAATTACAAAGTTTGATGGTGTTCATCTCAACAGAATTGCACAAACCTATGGGTTCTATGTTTAACCCTGCGCAATCTGCTGATGCACGTCAAGCAGCAGAAGCAACTCTAACTAAACGTCTGGGTTGGATTGTAGAACAACTTGGTGATAACGATTACCTATTTGCTAACCAGTTCTCGATTGCCGATGCTTACCTATTTACCGTGCTGAACTGGGCAAATATTGTTAAATTCGATTTAACACCATGGCCAACACTTGCTGCATTCTCAGCACGTGTAGCACAGCGCCCTGCAGTTCAAGCTGCGCTTAAAGCAGAAGGTTTGATCTAA
- a CDS encoding YciK family oxidoreductase, whose protein sequence is MDYSVSPTALHDKVILVTGAGDGIGKQAAVSYAAHGATVILLGRTVAKLEKTYDEIEAAGYPQPAIIPLDMLGATKQNYLDMAATIEQQFGRLDGILHNAGLLGDLCPLEQIEEATFDAVMQVNVKAQFLMTQALLPLLRKSQTGRLVFTSSTVGHIGRAFWGTYSISKFATEGMMQVLADELSDTPIRVNAINPGGTRTSMRASAFPAEDPNTLKTPEDIIPLYVYLMAPESAAVHGQCIDAQPKR, encoded by the coding sequence GTGGATTATTCCGTATCTCCCACTGCACTGCATGATAAAGTTATCCTAGTTACCGGCGCTGGTGACGGTATCGGTAAACAAGCCGCTGTAAGTTATGCCGCTCACGGTGCCACCGTGATTTTGCTTGGCCGAACTGTGGCTAAATTAGAAAAAACCTACGATGAAATTGAAGCGGCAGGTTACCCACAGCCCGCTATCATTCCTCTCGATATGCTCGGTGCAACCAAGCAAAACTACCTTGATATGGCAGCCACTATCGAGCAACAGTTTGGCCGCTTAGATGGTATTTTGCACAACGCTGGTCTGCTTGGCGATCTGTGCCCTTTAGAGCAAATTGAAGAAGCAACATTCGATGCCGTTATGCAAGTGAATGTCAAAGCGCAATTTTTGATGACTCAGGCACTATTGCCTCTACTGCGTAAATCTCAAACTGGGCGCTTGGTGTTTACCAGTTCAACTGTGGGTCATATTGGCCGCGCATTTTGGGGAACCTACTCTATATCCAAATTTGCGACCGAGGGAATGATGCAAGTGCTCGCCGATGAACTAAGCGATACGCCGATTCGTGTTAATGCCATTAACCCTGGCGGCACCCGCACCAGTATGCGTGCGAGCGCATTCCCAGCTGAAGATCCCAATACACTAAAAACCCCTGAAGACATCATTCCTCTTTACGTGTATCTAATGGCGCCAGAAAGCGCCGCTGTACATGGTCAATGCATTGATGCCCAACCTAAACGATAA
- the sohB gene encoding protease SohB, with product MEFLMDYGLFLAKIATIVVAIVALLVIIKSVGGKHHSAKGELEVTNLTEKHKEMVEHLEHYLHDDAFLKARYKAEKKSEKEKHKAREKDVKKSAKAGDLSSARDPHLFVLDFNGSIDAKEVAALREEITGVLAVAQEGDEVLLRLESGGGMVHGYGLASSQLDRIKNAGLKLTISVDKIAASGGYMMACIGDQIVSAPFAIVGSIGVVAQLPNFNKLLKKHDIEYEQLTAGEYKRTLTMFGENTDKARDKFKQELEETHVLFKDFIREHRPELELEKVATGEHWFGTQALELGLVDAIKTSDDLVVEACKEKTVLAIHYVQKKKLTDKIAGVAGEAADSVFMKLLNRGQRPIV from the coding sequence TTGGAATTTTTGATGGACTATGGTCTGTTTCTGGCCAAGATCGCAACCATTGTGGTCGCTATCGTCGCATTGTTAGTCATTATCAAATCGGTCGGTGGTAAACATCACAGTGCGAAAGGTGAGTTAGAAGTGACTAACTTGACTGAAAAGCACAAAGAGATGGTTGAGCATTTAGAACACTATTTGCACGATGATGCTTTTTTGAAGGCGCGTTATAAAGCGGAGAAGAAAAGCGAAAAAGAGAAACACAAAGCGCGTGAAAAGGACGTTAAAAAATCTGCGAAAGCTGGTGATTTAAGTTCTGCTCGTGATCCTCATCTTTTCGTGCTGGATTTCAATGGCAGCATTGATGCAAAAGAAGTGGCGGCATTACGTGAAGAGATCACGGGTGTTTTAGCCGTTGCTCAAGAAGGTGATGAAGTCTTACTGCGTCTGGAGTCTGGCGGCGGTATGGTTCACGGTTATGGCTTGGCGTCATCACAACTGGATCGCATTAAAAATGCAGGACTGAAGCTCACTATCTCTGTTGATAAAATCGCAGCCAGTGGCGGCTATATGATGGCCTGTATCGGTGATCAAATCGTCTCAGCTCCATTTGCAATTGTCGGTTCTATTGGCGTGGTGGCTCAGTTGCCTAACTTCAATAAGCTCCTTAAAAAACATGACATTGAGTATGAGCAACTCACTGCGGGCGAATACAAACGTACGCTAACCATGTTTGGCGAAAACACCGATAAAGCCCGTGATAAGTTCAAGCAAGAGTTGGAAGAAACTCATGTTCTGTTCAAAGATTTTATCCGTGAACATCGTCCTGAACTGGAACTAGAAAAAGTAGCAACCGGTGAGCACTGGTTTGGTACTCAAGCTCTTGAACTGGGGCTGGTGGATGCGATTAAAACGTCTGATGACTTAGTGGTTGAAGCGTGCAAAGAGAAAACTGTGTTAGCTATTCACTATGTACAGAAGAAAAAACTGACGGACAAAATCGCTGGCGTTGCTGGCGAAGCTGCTGACAGCGTGTTTATGAAGCTGCTCAACCGCGGACAGCGCCCTATCGTATAG
- a CDS encoding transposase, whose protein sequence is MTIARRRQVDTTLTPYYHCVSRCVRRSFLCGVDAVSGKSFEHRRQWVENRILYLAEVYCIDICSYAVMSNHYHLVVHINEAKAAELSDIEVIERWGKHHVLHPLVKRFLSGDLVAKSEKVAASKLIGLWRTRLASLSWMMKELNMAIAKQANTEDKCTGHFWEGRFKSQALLDEKALLAAMTYVDLNPVRANVAPTPEESVHTSLKLRLSALENQQPTPYSLFPFVGGEGVDRKDGIPFRLMDYIEWVDWVGRHHYSDSRASIDQQLPPLLARLSENQREFLQLCHCVEQRRCLWIGQKDQLLQAKQQLNKQRIHGLVC, encoded by the coding sequence ATGACCATTGCTCGCCGTCGCCAAGTTGATACTACACTCACTCCTTATTATCACTGCGTTTCTCGTTGTGTGCGCCGCTCGTTTCTATGTGGTGTCGATGCTGTGTCTGGCAAAAGCTTTGAACATCGTCGACAGTGGGTTGAAAATCGGATTCTCTATTTGGCTGAGGTCTATTGTATTGATATCTGCTCTTATGCGGTGATGAGTAATCACTATCATCTGGTGGTTCATATAAATGAAGCCAAAGCGGCTGAGCTGTCTGATATTGAAGTCATCGAGCGTTGGGGAAAACATCATGTGTTGCACCCACTGGTTAAGCGTTTCCTTTCGGGTGATCTCGTAGCTAAGAGCGAAAAGGTTGCTGCGAGTAAATTGATTGGATTATGGCGAACTCGGTTAGCTTCTCTGAGCTGGATGATGAAAGAGCTTAATATGGCGATTGCCAAACAAGCCAATACGGAAGATAAATGTACGGGACATTTCTGGGAAGGACGCTTTAAATCACAAGCGCTTTTAGATGAAAAAGCATTATTGGCTGCGATGACTTACGTAGATCTCAATCCAGTAAGAGCCAATGTGGCGCCGACACCAGAAGAGTCAGTGCATACTTCACTTAAGCTGCGTTTATCTGCGTTGGAAAATCAACAGCCTACACCGTATTCCTTGTTTCCATTTGTTGGTGGAGAGGGCGTTGATCGCAAGGATGGAATTCCTTTTCGGCTAATGGATTACATCGAGTGGGTTGATTGGGTAGGACGCCATCATTATTCCGACAGTAGAGCTTCAATCGATCAACAACTCCCGCCGCTATTAGCGCGTTTGTCGGAGAATCAACGCGAGTTTTTACAGCTTTGCCATTGTGTTGAGCAGCGGCGGTGCTTGTGGATTGGCCAAAAAGATCAACTACTTCAAGCCAAACAACAGCTCAATAAACAGCGTATTCATGGTTTGGTCTGTTAA
- the fes gene encoding enterochelin esterase, with product MQLNTSSADLHSFLEHYPKLNALSIASQEWWNELENIGTPLLLPTDNGYADACFIWRNAAFYPVAAVYLDIHGITDHHSFTPDKFTQYPDSDLYYFCCRLPNAWRGAYAFVPVPEEGLQPNYHGSMQEQKQQHRHWLMSTMANYATVDPLQKRNLPNCLWGKEYSQYAMPEAPYQPGWERFDQTRGEAFAQAEVVEFTWQSALMNKSRQVWCYSTASSQATDLPLVIMQDGDFWAQQMPVFSALDDNTQSGYLPEAVYVMIDAINRRHRGEDLTCNPIYWQAIQQELIPQIEAQYQVTRNPLKTVVAGQSYGGLTSMYAALHWPERFGCVVSSSGSFWWPHREQIRQQSKDEVLPTLDAKFVDFIQNELSKEVTIKSYLDVGLREKRMVELNQQVAEALLAHGQNQTLFSTYDGGHERLCWRGSLMLGLHYVLS from the coding sequence ATGCAACTCAACACTTCTTCTGCTGATCTTCATTCATTTCTTGAGCATTATCCAAAACTGAATGCCCTCTCCATCGCCTCTCAAGAGTGGTGGAATGAACTGGAAAACATCGGCACACCTTTATTGCTACCGACAGACAATGGTTACGCAGATGCCTGTTTTATTTGGAGAAATGCTGCATTCTATCCGGTTGCAGCGGTCTATTTAGATATTCACGGTATCACTGATCATCACAGTTTCACACCAGACAAATTCACTCAGTATCCAGACTCTGACCTCTACTATTTTTGTTGTCGCCTGCCCAATGCTTGGCGCGGAGCCTATGCGTTCGTTCCTGTTCCTGAAGAAGGGCTTCAACCCAACTATCACGGCTCCATGCAAGAACAAAAACAGCAGCATAGACATTGGCTTATGAGCACAATGGCCAACTATGCCACTGTTGACCCACTACAAAAGCGTAATCTACCGAACTGCCTATGGGGTAAAGAATATTCTCAATATGCAATGCCAGAAGCGCCTTATCAGCCAGGGTGGGAACGTTTTGACCAAACAAGGGGCGAAGCTTTTGCACAAGCAGAAGTGGTTGAATTTACTTGGCAATCCGCATTAATGAACAAATCTCGTCAAGTTTGGTGTTATAGCACTGCATCTTCACAAGCAACTGATTTACCTTTAGTTATCATGCAAGATGGGGATTTTTGGGCTCAGCAAATGCCTGTATTCTCAGCGCTAGATGACAACACCCAGAGCGGTTATTTACCCGAAGCAGTCTATGTGATGATCGATGCGATCAATCGTCGCCATCGCGGTGAAGACCTCACCTGTAATCCAATCTATTGGCAAGCCATCCAACAAGAGCTCATTCCTCAAATAGAAGCTCAATACCAAGTCACACGTAATCCTCTTAAAACGGTGGTTGCCGGGCAAAGTTATGGCGGCTTAACGTCAATGTATGCTGCTCTTCACTGGCCAGAGCGCTTTGGCTGCGTGGTCAGTTCATCGGGTTCTTTTTGGTGGCCTCATCGAGAGCAAATTCGTCAGCAATCAAAGGATGAAGTTCTGCCTACTTTAGATGCTAAATTCGTTGATTTTATTCAAAATGAACTATCTAAAGAGGTCACCATTAAGTCCTACCTCGATGTAGGATTAAGAGAAAAACGGATGGTTGAATTGAACCAGCAAGTGGCCGAAGCTTTACTTGCTCACGGTCAAAACCAGACTCTTTTTAGTACCTATGATGGCGGACACGAACGTCTTTGCTGGCGTGGAAGCTTAATGCTAGGTCTGCACTATGTTCTTTCGTAA
- the rrtA gene encoding rhombosortase, with protein MLKNDKLDATMKWGYHTANTHFVRFTTLGTITGHVVNLYLSLLLMSLVCLTLQFEPFASLAAWQLTPIEHGQWWRILTGNFTHTNFPHLLMNLAALWLCGFIFKPQSRQLVLVSIGGSIFVGLCLLFSSLTSYVGLSGTLHGLFAFFALKEALEGRRSSWILFIAVIAKVTWEQTFGPSAETAQLINAKVAIQAHLAGMGTGTLTALANHLLSQHKSRKTAL; from the coding sequence ATGTTGAAGAATGATAAGCTCGACGCCACTATGAAGTGGGGTTATCACACTGCAAATACACACTTTGTGCGCTTTACCACACTGGGAACAATAACGGGACATGTTGTGAATCTTTACCTATCGCTGCTGTTAATGAGTTTAGTTTGTCTAACACTACAATTTGAGCCTTTCGCGAGTCTTGCGGCTTGGCAACTGACCCCGATTGAACACGGACAGTGGTGGCGCATCCTAACAGGAAACTTCACTCATACCAACTTTCCCCACCTTTTAATGAATTTAGCGGCTTTATGGCTATGTGGGTTTATTTTTAAACCACAAAGTCGCCAATTGGTACTGGTCAGTATAGGGGGGAGTATTTTCGTTGGTCTATGTCTGCTTTTTAGTTCACTGACCAGTTACGTCGGATTATCAGGCACGTTACACGGTCTATTTGCGTTTTTTGCCTTAAAAGAAGCACTTGAAGGACGCCGCTCCAGCTGGATTCTGTTTATCGCCGTTATCGCCAAAGTAACGTGGGAACAAACCTTCGGCCCCTCCGCCGAAACCGCACAGCTCATCAACGCCAAAGTCGCCATCCAAGCGCACCTCGCCGGTATGGGGACAGGCACTCTAACCGCCCTAGCCAACCATCTGTTATCTCAACATAAAAGTCGAAAAACCGCTTTATAG
- a CDS encoding tRNA-uridine aminocarboxypropyltransferase has protein sequence MSRYCSQCGKAHKVCICSVITPLHSGVELIILQHPTEEHRPMGTARILSLSLNNSQVLIGEDFRQDETLNTLLSEEGVVHYVLYPSDTSISATDVIAQHQPEQKVRVILLDGTWKKAFKMWQLNTQLHALPALHLPTDLKGNYRIRKAPSDNALSTVEAGYHLLSMLDTSTDFSPLLSVFDHMIEEQIRHMPPGVFERNYRQ, from the coding sequence ATGTCCCGTTATTGTTCCCAGTGTGGTAAAGCGCACAAAGTGTGTATTTGCAGTGTGATAACCCCACTTCATAGTGGCGTCGAGCTTATCATTCTTCAACATCCGACAGAAGAACATCGTCCGATGGGCACAGCTCGCATCCTCAGCTTATCGCTCAATAATAGCCAAGTTTTGATTGGTGAAGATTTTCGCCAAGATGAAACACTCAATACTTTGTTAAGTGAAGAGGGCGTAGTTCACTATGTGCTTTATCCTAGTGACACTTCCATTTCGGCAACCGATGTCATCGCGCAGCATCAACCTGAGCAAAAAGTGCGGGTGATTTTATTGGATGGCACCTGGAAAAAAGCATTCAAAATGTGGCAGCTCAATACTCAACTTCATGCTTTGCCAGCGCTGCATCTGCCCACGGATCTCAAAGGCAATTACCGAATTCGTAAAGCACCCAGTGATAATGCATTATCCACCGTTGAAGCGGGTTACCATCTGTTATCGATGTTAGACACCAGCACCGATTTCTCCCCTTTGTTATCGGTCTTTGATCACATGATAGAAGAGCAGATCCGGCATATGCCACCGGGCGTTTTCGAGCGCAATTATCGTCAATAA
- a CDS encoding anti-phage deoxyguanosine triphosphatase: MSFSISEQWLERNNDEHKVRLNDHRSPFQRDRARILHSAAFRRLQAKTQVHGTNLNDFHRTRLTHSLEVAQIGTGIVAQIKNKQPELRELMPSDSLIDSLCLAHDIGHPPFGHGGEIALNYMMREHGGFEGNAQTFRIVTSLEPYTEHHGMNLSRRTLLGLLKYPALLSETRAEKLHESVEIRQLKARDWMPAKGIYDCDSSMLNWVFDPLSDKDRQLIKQMREPAATPYEHQKTQFKSLDCSIMELADDIAYGVHDLEDAIVLGMVSKMQWQQGAYGALARYPESWFATELDELTEMLFSDKHYVRKDAIGSIVNALLTSIRVEKVVADFDSPLLAYNAYLTPEMSDALEVLKGFVNQYVIQVPNVQRFEYRGQQLIMDLFEALSADPERLLPQATKEKWAAAESSHSDGMRVLCDYIAAMTDGYAQRIHQELFG, encoded by the coding sequence ATGTCTTTTTCAATCAGTGAACAATGGCTCGAACGTAATAATGACGAACATAAAGTTCGTTTAAACGATCATCGCTCCCCATTCCAGCGTGACCGTGCAAGGATTTTGCACTCTGCCGCCTTTCGTCGCTTGCAAGCCAAAACGCAAGTGCATGGCACCAATCTCAATGACTTTCACCGCACAAGGTTAACCCACTCCCTTGAAGTCGCGCAGATTGGTACGGGCATCGTTGCCCAAATCAAAAATAAACAACCCGAATTACGTGAATTAATGCCTTCAGACAGTCTGATTGATTCACTGTGTCTGGCGCATGATATTGGTCACCCGCCTTTTGGTCATGGTGGGGAGATCGCGTTGAATTACATGATGCGTGAACACGGTGGTTTTGAGGGCAACGCCCAAACGTTTCGCATAGTGACGAGTTTAGAGCCTTATACCGAACACCATGGGATGAACTTATCGCGCCGCACTCTGCTAGGGTTGCTGAAATACCCAGCGCTACTTAGTGAAACACGTGCAGAGAAATTGCATGAGTCGGTCGAAATTCGACAGCTCAAAGCCCGTGATTGGATGCCGGCCAAAGGAATTTATGATTGCGATAGTTCAATGCTTAATTGGGTGTTTGACCCATTATCAGACAAGGATCGTCAGCTTATTAAGCAAATGCGAGAGCCAGCGGCAACGCCTTACGAGCATCAAAAAACGCAATTCAAATCTCTCGATTGCTCAATTATGGAATTGGCCGATGACATTGCCTACGGCGTACACGATTTGGAAGATGCGATTGTATTAGGTATGGTGAGCAAAATGCAGTGGCAGCAAGGCGCTTATGGCGCTCTCGCTCGCTATCCTGAAAGCTGGTTTGCGACTGAACTTGATGAACTTACAGAGATGCTTTTTTCTGACAAGCACTATGTGCGTAAGGATGCGATTGGCAGCATAGTCAATGCACTGCTAACCAGTATTCGCGTTGAAAAAGTGGTGGCGGATTTTGATAGCCCGCTATTGGCTTATAACGCTTATTTGACACCTGAGATGTCGGATGCCCTTGAGGTGCTCAAAGGCTTTGTGAATCAGTATGTGATTCAAGTACCTAACGTGCAGCGTTTTGAATATCGCGGTCAGCAACTGATCATGGATCTGTTTGAAGCCTTGAGCGCCGATCCAGAAAGGCTCCTTCCACAAGCGACCAAAGAGAAATGGGCTGCAGCAGAAAGCTCACACAGTGATGGAATGCGGGTGCTGTGCGATTACATCGCGGCAATGACGGATGGTTATGCCCAGCGGATTCATCAAGAGCTGTTCGGTTAA